The nucleotide window CGCTCCTGTTCGGCAATGGCCTGCTTAATATGTTCAGCAATGCCGGTGCGGTAGTGGCTGCTATCCAGCCGACCCTGTCTGAAGTCCAGACGCAAACCACGGATCTCAGTAGTCTGCGGGAAAGAGCCAATGGTGGTGGTCGGCCAGGCGGGCAGCTGGAAGCGCTTACGCTGGGCTTCTGCCCGCACGGCGTAGCTGTTATTGCGCAGGCTCTCTTCAGGCGTGATGCCAGCCAGCCGTTTGCCAACCGCCGCATTATGCACGCGGGGTGAGTGGCGACGGGCGCGGATGGGCGCGCTCCACGCTTCCAGCGACTGCGGATCGTTGTTGTTTAACGCATGACTCAGCAGCGAAAGCTCGGCACACTTTTGCAGCGCGAAGGCGAACCAGCTTTTCACCTCATCATCCAGACGCGTTTCGGTGCTGAGATCGATAGGACTGTGCAGCAATGAACAGGATGAACCTATCCAGAGCTGCTGGCGTTGGGCCAGCAGCGGCTGAAGACGTTCAAACCAGCTGCTGAGATCGGCGCGCCAGACATTGCGGCCATTGATAACGCCTACGGAGAGCAACCACTCTGCCGGGATTTTTCTGTTCAGCTCAGCGATATCATCTTTGCCATGGACCAGGTCAACGTGCAGGCCCTGAACCGGCAGCGTACGGATAGTGTCAATGTTGGTACCGGCGCTTTCAAAATAGGTAGTGAGCAGCAGTTTTGTGGATCCCTGCAGCGCTTCATAAGCTGGCTTAAAGGCATCCAGCCACGACTGAGGCAGTTCCAGAACCAGCGCTGGCTCATCAATCTGCACCCAGTCGATATTGCGCGCTGCCAGCTCAGCCAGCACCTGCTGATATACCGGCAGAATGTCGTTCAGCAAGCTCAGGCGGTCAAACTGTTCGCCCTTTACTTTACCCAGCCACAGATAGGTTACCGGACCCAGCAGCACAGGTTTCACCTTATGCCCCAGCGCCAGCGCTTCATCCACCTCTTCCAGGATCTGCCTCCAGCTCAGCTTAAACTGCTGGCCTTTGGTGAATTCCGGCACCATATAGTGATAGTTAGTGTTGAACCATTTTGTCATCTCGGCTGCGGCTGCGGGTTCGCCGGTTGGCGCGCGACCACGGCCCAGGCGGAACAGGGTATCCAAATCGACCGAGCCATCTTTATTTTGATGGCGGGCCGGGACATTGCCCAGCAGCAGGCTGGTTGTCAGAACGTGATCGTACCAGGCGAAGTCTCCCACCGGCACCAAATCCACACCC belongs to Erwinia pyri and includes:
- the metE gene encoding 5-methyltetrahydropteroyltriglutamate--homocysteine S-methyltransferase, whose protein sequence is MTILNHTLGFPRVGLRRELKKAQESYWAGTTSQEELLAVGRELRARHWQQQRQAGVDLVPVGDFAWYDHVLTTSLLLGNVPARHQNKDGSVDLDTLFRLGRGRAPTGEPAAAAEMTKWFNTNYHYMVPEFTKGQQFKLSWRQILEEVDEALALGHKVKPVLLGPVTYLWLGKVKGEQFDRLSLLNDILPVYQQVLAELAARNIDWVQIDEPALVLELPQSWLDAFKPAYEALQGSTKLLLTTYFESAGTNIDTIRTLPVQGLHVDLVHGKDDIAELNRKIPAEWLLSVGVINGRNVWRADLSSWFERLQPLLAQRQQLWIGSSCSLLHSPIDLSTETRLDDEVKSWFAFALQKCAELSLLSHALNNNDPQSLEAWSAPIRARRHSPRVHNAAVGKRLAGITPEESLRNNSYAVRAEAQRKRFQLPAWPTTTIGSFPQTTEIRGLRLDFRQGRLDSSHYRTGIAEHIKQAIAEQERLGLDVLVHGEAERNDMVEYFGENLDGFAFTQNGWVQSYGSRCVKPPVIIGDVSRPQAITVEWAKYAQSLTDKPVKGMLTGPVTILCWSFPREDVTRETIAKQIALALRDEVADLEKAGIGIIQIDEPALREGLPLRQSDWAAYLEWAVDAFRLNAAVAQDDTQIHTHMCYCEFNDIMDSIAALDADVITIETSRSDMELLESFEEFDYPNDIGPGVYDIHSPNVPEVEWIEALLLKAAKRIPTERLWVNPDCGLKTRGWPETRQALANMVQAAQNLRKIEA